The Ramlibacter algicola genome segment CGCTTCGAGCAAAACGCCCGCCTCGCGCGGGCGTTTTGCTTTCCGGGCGGGAGGTGTCAACCGGACCGTCGCGGCTGCCGTTGTGGAGGAGCCTTCCGGATCCCGCTGCGGGACACCGGAAGCGAATCTCCCGTCACCACCTCTCTCCTGAAGGACTGATTCATGAACAAGCTGCTCGCCGCCCTGATGGCCACCGTGTTCTCCGCCGCCGTGTTTGCGCAAGCCACGCCCGCGACCCCCGCTGCGCCCGCCGCGGCTGCCGCGCCGGCCGCTTCGAGCGCCAAGGCGGACAAGAAGGAGATGAAGGCCACCAAGAAGGCCAAGAAGAGCAAGAAGGCGAAGAAGGCCGAGAAGGCCGCCTGATCTCCGGCACCCGATGCCCATGCCCGCGCAAGCGGGCATTTTGCTTTTCCGGCCCACAATCGCGCCGATGAAGAATGCCCTCGTCCTGGCCGCCGCCCTCCTCGCAGGTGCCGGCGTCGCGGCCCAGGAACCCCAGACCGACCTGCCGCGCGTGCGCCTGTCCGCGGGCATGCACCAGATCGACGCCCAGGTCGCGCACACGCCCGACCAGCGCGCCACCGGGCTCATGTACCGCAAGCAGATGCCGCAGAACGAAGGCATGCTGTTCGCGTTCGAGGAGCCGGGCGTCCAGTGCTTCTGGATGAAGAACACGCTGCTGCCGCTGACGGCCGCCTTCGTCGCGGACGATGGCGAGATCGTCAATCTCGCCGACATGAAGCCGCAGACGACCGACGGCCATTGCTCGAAGCGACCGGTGCGCTACGTGCTCGAGATGAACCAGGGCTGGTTCGCCAAGCGCAACATCAAGGCCGGGTTCCGGCTGGCGGGCGAACCGTTCCGGCGCTGATCACACCGCCGCGCAAAAGAAAGGGCCGCTCATGCGGCCCTTCCTGCTCGTGCCTTGCGGCGATCACCCGAAGTTCTTCTGCGCGAAGTCCCAGTTCACCAGCTTGTCGAGGAAAGTCTCGACGAACTTCTGACGCAGGTTGCGGTAGTCGATGTAGTACGCGTGCTCCCACACGTCGACGGTCAGCAGCGCCTTGTCGGGGGTCGTCAGCGGCGTGCCGGCGGCGCCCGTGTTGACGATGTCGACGCTGCCGTCGGGCTTCTTCACCAGCCAGGTCCAGCCCGAGCCGAAGTTGCCCACGGCGGACTTCACGAAGGCTTCGCGGAACGCCGCGTAGCTGCCCCACTTCTTCGTGATCGCTTCGGCGAGCGCGCCTGCGGGCTCGCCACCGCCGGCGGGCTTCATGCAGTTCCAGAAGAACGTGTGGTTCCAGATCTGGGCCGAGTTGTTGTAGATCCCGCCCGAGGACTTCTTGATGATTTCCTCCAGGGACATCGCCTCGTACTCGGTGCCCTTCTGCAGGTTGTTCAGGTTCACCACGTACGCGTTGTGGTGCTTGCCATGGTGGTACTCCAGCGTCTCCTTGGAGTAGTGCGGCGCCAGCGAGTCGATCGGGTACGGCAGCGGGGGCAGGGTGTGTTCCATGGATTCCTCGGGCAGTCGTTGTTGCAAGAAGGCGCCGATTCTAGGCAGGAACGCACACGCCTACAGCAGGCGTGGTCGCGTCACCTGCAGGTCCAGTTCGCCTTCGGCCAGCTGGGCCCGCAGCGGTTGCCCGGGCTGCGCCTGGCCGGCGCGGCTCACCACGTGGCCCTGCTCGTCCGTGAGCAGCGCATAGCCACGCTGCAGGACGAGGCGCGGGTCCAGCAATTGCAGCCGCAGTTCCAGCCGGTGCAGCCGGTCCCCCGAGCGCTGCAGTTGCTTGGCGGTGCAATTGCGGCGGTCGGTCTCCAGCGCCTGCAGCTTCGCGGCCGCCCGCTCGATGCGCAGCACGAGCGCATGCCGCAGACGCTGCCCGCTTTGCGCCAGCAGCCTGTGCTGGGTCGCCATGCGGGCCGACGGCCGGCCCATGCGTGCAGCAGCTTGGTCCAGCCGCTGTGAGGCGACGTCGATGCGGCGCGTGATGGCGTCCTGCAGCCGTCCTTCCAGGATGTCCAGCCGATGCAGCATCTCGGCGCGCGGCGCCGCCACCAGTTCGGCGGCGGCCGTCGGCGTCGGCGCGCGCACGTCGGCACAGAAGTCGGCGATCGTGAAGTCGGTCTCGTGGCCGACGCCGCACACCAGGGGCACGGGGCTGCGCACGATGGCGCGCGCGACCGCCTCCTCGTTGAAGGACCACAGGTCCTCGATCGAGCCGCCTCCGCGCACGAGCAGGATGACGTCCACCTGCCCTTGCGCCGCCAGTGCATACAGGCGCTCGAGCGCGGCCACCAGGTCCTGCGCGGCTTGCGGCCCCTGGACCGCGGAAGGCGCGAACACCACCGGCACATGCGGCACGCGCCGCCGCAGCGCCGTCGCGACATCGTGCAGCGCTGCCGCGCCGGTCGACGTGACCAGCCCAATCGTGCGCGGCAGGAACGGCAGGTCGCGCTTGCGGCCGGCATCGAACAGGCCCTCGGCTTCCAGCTTGGCCTTGAGCCGCAGGAAACGCTCGTACCAGGCACCCTGCCCCGCATGCGCCAGGCTCTCCACGATGAGCTGCAGGTCGCCGCGCGGTTCGTAGACGGCCAACCGGCCTTGGACCTCGACAAGATCGCCCTCGGCCGGCATACGGTCGAGCATCGACGCCGCGCGGCGGAACATCGCGCAGCGCAGCTGGCCTTGCGGATCCTTGAGGTTGAAGTACAGGTGCCCGCTGGACGCCCGCGACAGGCCCGAAACCTCGCCGCGGACCGCAACGGGGTTGAACCGGGCCTCCAGGGTGTCAGCAATGGCGCGGGTCAGCGCGCCGACTGCCCAGATTCGTGGCGTCACTGCTGGATCCGGATCCTGCATCGCCAGGCGCGGCAGGCCTCGGCGGCCGAAATCTGGGGACGAATCATCCACAGCGCGCGCAAGCGCGGCGCGCCAACGCGAAATATCGCGAAAAGCACGAGCTTGTCGTGCAAGTCGTTGATCTTGAAGGGGAAATCCGTGCTGAAAATGTCATCGATCTGTCGCGAACCCGCTCCGGCGCGGGGTGTAGACGCAACGGAGAGACTTTCTGCACAAACTTATCCACAAGAATTGTGGGTGGCGTC includes the following:
- the xseA gene encoding exodeoxyribonuclease VII large subunit; translation: MQDPDPAVTPRIWAVGALTRAIADTLEARFNPVAVRGEVSGLSRASSGHLYFNLKDPQGQLRCAMFRRAASMLDRMPAEGDLVEVQGRLAVYEPRGDLQLIVESLAHAGQGAWYERFLRLKAKLEAEGLFDAGRKRDLPFLPRTIGLVTSTGAAALHDVATALRRRVPHVPVVFAPSAVQGPQAAQDLVAALERLYALAAQGQVDVILLVRGGGSIEDLWSFNEEAVARAIVRSPVPLVCGVGHETDFTIADFCADVRAPTPTAAAELVAAPRAEMLHRLDILEGRLQDAITRRIDVASQRLDQAAARMGRPSARMATQHRLLAQSGQRLRHALVLRIERAAAKLQALETDRRNCTAKQLQRSGDRLHRLELRLQLLDPRLVLQRGYALLTDEQGHVVSRAGQAQPGQPLRAQLAEGELDLQVTRPRLL
- a CDS encoding superoxide dismutase; translated protein: MEHTLPPLPYPIDSLAPHYSKETLEYHHGKHHNAYVVNLNNLQKGTEYEAMSLEEIIKKSSGGIYNNSAQIWNHTFFWNCMKPAGGGEPAGALAEAITKKWGSYAAFREAFVKSAVGNFGSGWTWLVKKPDGSVDIVNTGAAGTPLTTPDKALLTVDVWEHAYYIDYRNLRQKFVETFLDKLVNWDFAQKNFG
- a CDS encoding signal peptidase, translating into MNKLLAALMATVFSAAVFAQATPATPAAPAAAAAPAASSAKADKKEMKATKKAKKSKKAKKAEKAA
- a CDS encoding DUF192 domain-containing protein, which translates into the protein MKNALVLAAALLAGAGVAAQEPQTDLPRVRLSAGMHQIDAQVAHTPDQRATGLMYRKQMPQNEGMLFAFEEPGVQCFWMKNTLLPLTAAFVADDGEIVNLADMKPQTTDGHCSKRPVRYVLEMNQGWFAKRNIKAGFRLAGEPFRR